The following coding sequences lie in one Miscanthus floridulus cultivar M001 chromosome 9, ASM1932011v1, whole genome shotgun sequence genomic window:
- the LOC136484143 gene encoding 5'-3' exoribonuclease 3-like → MDEKNFNQEISSLIKVYPPTTFDEASAAMFEYIDRLFPIVRPTKLLYLAVDGVAPRAKMNQQRSRRFKAAKDAKDAEVEEKILREKFRAEGLEVQPPQTHEVSDPNVITPGTEFMEKLSKALEYYIRSRLNSDPGWKGIKVILSDSNVPGEGEHKIMSFIRGQQSLENYDPNTRHCLYGLDADLIMLALASHELHFSILREDVLPQNQPENCTPLSKELFKTEDSSRKCRGWFPRVTETTPRDRSPKKPFLNIWVLREYLELDLKIPNLVVKTDIERLIDDFIFICFLTGNDFIPHIPSVEIHGGAIDLLLEVYKQAFNKMGGYIVSTEKKTKNAAYLKVSRLEKFFHELSWCEEKIFLKRYELRERLQRNLVRRAAEEWKERNYDNIVENPDGPDLTEKSFSTNCSISTYSQDESDVTANTLELRRNLKDTLRNKQDLIKSGACKHDAIRLGFAGWKSRFYREKFGVEKSNEVGKLKNDMVQKCLEGLCRVLRYYFADVPSWSWYYPFYYAPFASDFKGLTHFKISFTADKPLRPFDQLMAVLPKESSCALPKCYRELMENEESSIKKILPVRSTDCDTHGKRFLWQGIGMLSFIDEKLLILATKTVEDKLAVHEINRNTVRRDKIFLRNSNTMPNGSAFAQTSDCLAKKLPLDPSTSELGGWLSPVDDDISCGFLRSPIRDLQDIRNDHTISFLFSNPEPVKIIPRLPDNVKKPEKTVTETEIPKRPLWHTYPGSRPPPETIPTVAEPQSMISGFGRGRGRAITADSALGGGRGYGRSFYGADMAQSRGCAFGSACAGRGQYGGAFQRQQTSWRPVGNSGGCGGSEQHRGSVVGNRRDDRDAMN, encoded by the exons GTGTACCCGCCGACGACGTTCGACGAGGCGTCCGCGGCCATGTTCGAGTATATAGATCGCCTCTTCCCCATCGTCAGGCCTACCAAGCTGCTCTACTTGGCAGTAG ATGGTGTTGCTCCCCGGGCCAAAATGAACCAGCAGAGGTCCAGGCGCTTCAAGGCCGCCAAGGACGCTAAAGATGCT GAAGTGGAGGAGAAGATTCTGAGAGAGAAGTTCAGAGCTGAAGGGCTGGAGGTGCAACCGCCGCAGACGCATGAGGTTTCAGATCCCAATGTCATCACGCCAGGGACGGAGTTCATGGAGAAACTCTCCAAGGCCCTCGAGTACTACATTCGTTCCCGGTTGAATAGTGACCCCGGATGGAAAGGCATCAAG GTAATACTCTCTGATTCAAATGTACCTGGAGAAGGTGAACACAAGATCATGTCTTTCATCCGGGGACAACAGAGCCTGGAGAACTATGATCCAAACACAAGGCACTGCTTGTATGGATTG GATGCGGACCTCATAATGCTCGCTTTGGCATCTCATGAACTTCACTTTTCAATTTTGCGGGAG GATGTGTTACCTCAGAATCAGCCAGAAAATTGCACCCCTCTATCCAAAGAACTGTTCAAGACTGAAGATTCCTCAAGAAAGTGTAGAGGATGGTTCCCCCGAGTAACAGAAACAACTCCTAGAGACAGGTCTCCCAAGAAACCT TTTTTGAACATATGGGTTCTGAGGGAGTACCTGGAGCTTGATTTGAAGATACCGAACCTGGTTGTCAAAACGGATATCGAGAGGCTAATAGATGATTTCATATTTATCTGTTTCCTGACAGGAAATGACTTCATTCCACATATTCCTTCAGTTGAGATACATGGG GGTGCAATTGATCTGCTGTTGGAAGTGTACAAACAAGCATTTAACAAAATGGGGGGCTATATTGTAAGCACCGAGAAG AAGACAAAAAATGCTGCATATCTTAAAGTTTCGAGGTTGGAAAAGTTTTTTCATGAACTGTCCTGGTGTGAAgagaaaatttttcttaaaagaTATGAACTGCGAGAG AGGTTACAGCGCAATTTAGTGCGCCGAGCTGCAGAAGAATGGAAAGAAAGAAATTATGACAATATT GTAGAAAATCCTGATGGTCCAGACTTGACAGAAAAGTCTTTTTCAACAAACTGCAGTATTTCCACTTACAGCCAAGACGAGTCAGAT GTAACTGCAAATACCTTGGAGCTGAGGCGAAACTTAAAGGATACTCTTCGTAACAAGCAAGACCTTATAAAAAGTGGAGCCTGTAAACATGATGCG ATAAGATTGGGATTTGCAGGGTGGAAATCTCGATTCTACAGGGAAAAGTTTGGTGTGGAAAAATCTAATGAAGTTGGGAAGCTGAAGAATGACATG GTTCAAAAGTGTCTGGAAGGACTTTGTCGGGTGCTGCGGTACTATTTTGcagatgtgccatcatggagctg GTACTACCCCTTCTATTATGCTCCTTTTGCATCTGATTTTAAAGGACTAACTCACTTCAAGATATCTTTCACTGCTGATAAGCCACTAAGGCCATTTGATCAGCTCATGGCAGTTCTTCCAAAAGAAAG CTCATGTGCACTACCAAAGTGTTACAGAGAACTGATGGAAAATGAAGAGTCTTCGATAAAAAAAATTCTACCCGTCAG ATCTACAGATTGTGATACCCATGGGAAACGTTTCTTGTGGCAA GGTATTGGAATGTTGTCATTCATTGATGAAAAGCTGCTGATTTTGGCTACCAAGACGGTGGAGGACAAACTTGCA GTGCATGAGATAAATAGAAACACAGTTCGACGAGATAAGATCTTCCTGAGGAACTCAAATACTATGCCAAATGGTTCAGCTTTTGCGCAGACATCCGACTGTTTGGCAAAAAAGCTTCCGTTAGATCCATCTACCAG TGAACTTGGAGGCTGGTTGTCACCTGTTGACGACGATATAAGCTGTGGTTTCTTACGTTCACCGATAAGAGATCTACAGGACATTAGGAATGACCACACAAT ATCATTCTTGTTCTCCAACCCAGAACCAGTGAAAATCATTCCAAGGCTACCTGATAATGTCAAAAAACCTGAAAAG ACTGTAACTGAAACTGAGATTCCAAAGAGGCCGCTGTGGCACACCTATCCTGGTAGCCGACCACCGCCTGAAACCATCCCAACCGTGGCAGAGCCTCAGTCGATGATCAGCGGCTTTGGACGTGGGAGAGGGAGAGCCATCACTGCAGATTCAGCGCTGGGCGGTGGCCGTGGCTACGGGAGAAGTTTTTATGGGGCTGACATGGCGCAAAGCCGAGGCTGCGCATTCGGAAGCGCTTGTGCAGGAAGAGGGCAGTATGGCGGCGCGTTCCAGAGGCAGCAGACGTCTTGGCGCCCTGTTGGGAATTCAGGCGGCTGTGGTGGGAGTGAACAGCACCGTGGGTCCGTGGTTGGTAACAGAAGAGATGACAGGGATGCGATGAACTAG
- the LOC136484145 gene encoding uncharacterized protein has product MEHGSCSRCSWADEVEEEEAAQGGTAFLELPRLATAAHAELVLRSSSLDPGATPYLASPGGSAGRVHLSNFNASLDDSNAPPPCATSPQSRRRSPPRRILTALLRRAQEPPASSRMRACTHLLELIVVPRTPALQAAEDALSLALLALVIGTRPLVTPAMAREHLAGFFGITDDRAMVCRTRPDDFIVRFTRQEDLELVVSTPHPARAPFTLRWWRWSRLIMGSPGAFRFRVLVGLKGIPSHARSKDTAQTILGSSCTNVDIANLVALVDPDDECELFVAAWCAHPDLIPDEKIMAVPKPEEEHDGSSPLYLRPHEIIHDEVPVLRYLVRLRLIEFQD; this is encoded by the exons ATGGAGCATGGCTCCTGCTCCCGTTGCTCCTGGGCTGATGAGGTTGAGGAGGAAGAGGCTGCTCAGGGCGGTACTGCGTTCCTTGAGCTGCCCCGTCTCGCCACGGCGGCGCACGCCGAGCTGGTCCTACGCTCGAGCTCGCTAGATCCAGGCGCGACGCCCTACCTTGCCTCCCCTGGGGGGTCTGCTGGGAGGGTCCACTTATCCAACTTCAATGCCTCCCTCGACGACTCGAATGCGCCTCCCCCGTGTGCTACGTCGCCGCAG AGCAGGAGGCGCTCGCCGCCCCGACGCATTCTGACTGCCCTGCTGCGGAGGGCCCAGGAACCACCTGCCTCGTCGAGGATGCGGGCGTGCACGCATCTATTGGAGCTCATCGTCGTCCCGCGGACCCCGGCGCTGCAGGCCGCGGAGGATGCCTTATCGCTGGCCTTGCTTGCATTAGTCATTGGCACAAGACCACTGGTCACACCCGCCATGGCACGGGAACACCTGGCTGGGTTCTTTGGCATCACGGACGATCGTGCCATGGTTTGCCGTACAAGGCCGGACGACTTCATCGTCCGCTTCACCCGTCAGGAGGATCTCGAGCTTGTGGTGAGCACCCCACATCCGGCTAGAGCTCCCTTCACCCTACGCTGGTGGAGGTGGAGCCGGCTGATCATGGGGTCGCCCGGTGCATTCAGATTTAGGGTGCTCGTCGGTCTTAAGGGTATTCCGTCACATGCAAGGTCCAAGGACACCGCCCAGACCATCCTCGGGTCCTCGTGCACCAATGTTGACATTGCCAACCTGGTGGCGCTCGTAGACCCGGACGACGAATGCGAGCTCTTCGTGGCGGCTTGGTGTGCGCATCCTGACCTCATCCCCGATGAGAAGATCATGGCCGTGCCGAAGCCGGAGGAGGAGCATGACGGCAGCTCACCACTATACTTGAGGCCGCACGAGATCATACACGACGAGGTGCCCGTGCTCCGGTATCTCGTGCGTCTACGGCTCATCGAGTTCCAAGACTag